In Cryptomeria japonica chromosome 10, Sugi_1.0, whole genome shotgun sequence, a genomic segment contains:
- the LOC131073390 gene encoding uncharacterized protein LOC131073390 translates to MEKVSLWWDMAGCPLPAHMDPFVVRSMANSLLESFNLRGSGIGHQFTAYKYPSANEDDIELGQTMFNSAIHLQLVQPALVGNSNEIEKMITADMLLWAIDVPPPGDIILIIGNVDFSYAIRKLRERSYNVFLVCSSIVQVPPGMLSAANDCLGWLPFLHLLEQNEEKLQFPSNVQGWGPEYYQAFSPAYKRSSSTVSSKECEEYQTRSSFGYISENSFTGQSSFNDGWDSSQFSVPPLYDAATARVQQPQGPGFQGHGNKSTVNPMDHAENKREHKRPTDTKPKKKVASMGEFRAWLRQTVNSKENENGYNISPIRKDFEKASGKILDFAFLGFPKVLNLLDQCKGIAEVKEVKKGCHLAFPVKTIKENPHKLKKPNPNPKPTREKPENSRAGMNTNEAEHKSMPKASERDFYFFLLQMVSTGEFAQGFLMSQLRQKFESISGKCLDVQHLGYQKLTNLVEVYSNLVSLDKTGGGHQRVYPAGSVRETVLNPNLCRASEEIPFNMVDNVTEQEAKLEMDHPSTSISVQASENNAWKDSLSCKNLYNLDSELDVAEREWPSMGLYTSPFVSLTATEPFTGLNKVNVCKQEAKAEVDNPSAHGSILAPENKAWKDNISYKLLSYPNSELGVTESEWPSTLPFVNSTLTEPLMGFQDYSNKSDSSGTPQGSQVSELEGQFSNMISEYSSRADSCQLERSEYVKQSLSSLQSEEYMSIGNTTNAETLQNMRENKLFCKEVIRSSETATNQNSSCSISFGRELLDSVSTQLEPPLKESEATCNIPLAPSPLQSLPQESVVCSKTSQDETRLDSKQSEQNTKSAVNEEGNVHTIVSPAESIIQVAGRGLKSIYDFSIWRKGQ, encoded by the exons ATGGAGAAAGTGTCTCTGTGGTGGGACATGGCTGGCTGCCCCTTGCCAGCCCACATGGATCCTTTCGTAGTAAGGTCGATGGCAAACAGTTTGCTTGAAAGTTTTAACTTACGTGGGAGTGGGATTGGCCATCAATTTACTGCTTACAAGTACCCATCTGCCAACGAGGATGATATTGAGCTTGGCCAGACTATGTTTAATTCTGCAATCCACCTGCAACTGGTTCAGCCTG CGCTGGTAGGTAATAGCAATGAAATTGAGAAAATGATAACGGCAGACATGCTCCTGTGGGCTATAGATGTGCCCCCACCGGGGGATATAATTCTCATTATAGGGAATGTGGATTTTTCCTATGCGATTCGCAAGCTTCGGGAGAGATCTTATAATGTGTTCTTGGtctgttcttctattgttcaagTGCCTCCTGGTATGTTATCTGCAGCAAATGACTGCTTGGGATGGTTACCTTTTCTGCATTTGTTAGAACAGAATGAAGAAAAGTTGCAGTTTCCCAGCAATGTCCAGGGGTGGGGTCCAGAGTATTATCAGGCTTTCTCTCCTGCCTACAAAAGGTCTTCATCTACTGTTAGTAGCAAGGAGTGTGAAGAATATCAGACCAGATCTAGTTTTGGTTATATTTCTGAGAATTCTTTCACTGGCCAATCATCATTCAATGATGGATGGGATTCAAGCCAATTCAGTGTTCCTCCATTATATGATGCTGCCACAGCAAGAGTGCAGCAGCCACAAGGACCTGGTTTTCAGGGGCATGGTAATAAAAGCACTGTGAATCCAATGGATCATGCAGAAAACAAAAGGGAGCATAAGCGACCTACAGATACCAAGCCTAAGAAAAAGGTAGCTTCAATGGGTGAATTTAGGGCATGGCTTAGACAAACTGTAAATAGCAAAGAGAACGAGAATGGCTATAATATTTCACCCATTCGCAAGGACTTTGAGAAAGCAAGTGGGAAGATCCTGGATTTTGCCTTCCTTGGGTTTCCTAAGGTATTAAATCTGCTAGATCAATGCAAGGGTATAGCAGAGGTCAAGGAAGTGAAAAAGGGATGCCATTTGGCTTTTCCTGTTAAAACAATTAAAGAAAATCCCCATAAATTGAAgaaaccaaaccctaaccctaaacctacaAGGGAAAAGCCTGAGAATTCACGGGCTGGAATGAATACTAATGAAGCAGAACATAAATCAATGCCAAAAGCTTCAGAAAGGGATTTTTATTTCTTCTTATTGCAAATGGTGAGCACAGGTGAATTTGCACAGGGGTTCCTAATGTCCCAACTTCGTCAAAAATTTGAATCTATTTCTGGAAAGTGTCTGGATGTACAGCACCTAGGATACCAGAAACTAACCAACCTTGTTGAAGTATATAGTAATCTTGTATCATTGGATAAAACAGGGGGTGGACATCAGCGGGTTTATCCTGCAGGTTCTGTCAGGGAGACAGTTCTCAATCCGAACCTCTGTAGAGCAAGTGAAGAAATCCCTTTCAATATGGTTGATAATGTTACTGAGCAGGAAGCAAAACTGGAGATGGACCACCCTTCTACTAGTATAAGTGTCCAGGCATCAGAGAATAACGCTTGGAAGGACAGTCTCTCTTGCAAGAATTTATACAACCTGGACTCTGAGTTGGATGTTGCCGAAAGAGAATGGCCATCCATGGGTTTATACACATCACCATTTGTGAGTCTTACTGCTACAGAACCATTCACGGGTCTCAACAAGGTCAATGTTTGTAAGCAGGAAGCAAAAGCAGAGGTAGACAATCCTTCTGCTCATGGAAGTATCCTGGCACCAGAGAATAAAGCTTGGAAGGACAACATTTCTTACAAGCTTTTATCTTACCCAAACTCTGAGTTGGGTGTTACAGAAAGCGAATGGCCATCCACATTGCCATTTGTGAATTCTACTCTGACAGAACCACTTATGGGTTTTCAAGACTATAGCAACAAGTCAGATTCCTCTGGCACTCCTCAAGGATCGCAGGTTAGTGAATTGGAGGGACAATTTTCTAATATGATTAGTGAATATTCATCACGTGCTGATTCTTGCCAGCTAGAAAGATCCGAGTATGTTAAACAATCCCTTTCAAGTTTACAGAGTGAGGAGTATATGTCTATTGGGAATACTACTAACGCTGAAACCTTGCAAAACATGAGAGAAAATAAACTTTTTTGCAAGGAAGTTATCAGAAGCAGTGAAACTGCTACAAATCAGAACTCTTCATGTAGCATTTCTTTTGGCAGAGAGCTTTTGGATTCTGTTTCTACACAATTGGAGCCACCACTGAAGGAGTCAGAAGCGACTTGTAACATACCTCTGGCTCCCAGTCCTTTGCAAAGCTTGCCACAAGAGAGTGTTGTTTGCTCAAAAACTTCTCAGGATGAAACAAGATTGGACTCCAAACAAAGTGAGCAAAACACAAAAAGTGCTGTAAATGAAGAGGGAAATGTTCATACTATCGTTTCACCAGCAGAATCAATCATACAAGTTGCTGGAAGGG GGCTGAAAAGCATTTATGACTTCTCAATATGGAGAAAGGGTCAGTGA